The genomic stretch GTATGATATACTTGGTACCTAAGAATACTTAGATGACAAGTCTTAccatgtactccctctgttatATGCTACTTGATACACTTCATTTTCATAATCattttgaaaaatgatactacACCCATCCCTTGTTAAGAAAGATAATATTTTTCAgcataaaatttaagaaaatgagattttgttagtaaagtaagagggagagaaaaagtacaaaggaaaataaaatagttcACTTAATATGAAATATTTAGCAAAGGACGGtgagagtaataaatagttaaattgtagaaaaagtaaaataaaagaacGAATAATATAAAGACTTTTATGTAcgttattttttctctctaatttcGGTTATCGAGCTCCTAGATGATTTTGAAGAAATTAAGtgtgaagtaaatctaagtccGCATGGGTAGAATGGATAGCGTTAGCCATATCCAATAAAATCCTTAATGAAAGAGATAAGTAATCAACAAAGTTGAGCTCAAACAAAGGCCGGACATGGCCTCTTCTCTTGGCTTCAGCTGGCAGTTCCCATCTCAATCTCAAGATGGACGAAAGGCAGAAATCAACGAGCTACAATTCGGTGCATAGGATGGGTAAACACTAAACACACCGCACGCCATTTCCAACTGTTTGTTGTATTGTCTCTTTGAAACGGGTTTTATGAAAGGCAGGACCCGGAAGGCGTTCTCGGAGCTCCGAAGCCGGGACACACCGAaaattcctcttcttgttctgCTTTTATACGTTTAAATTAGCTAGTGTGGCATTCAGCCGAAACTTGTTTGGTTAGAATCAACTGTGCGCTTACAAGAATCGTTGTGCGTGAGCGAGAAAATAATTCATGCATTGGGTTATTTTTGCTCTGATAACCGTTTCATCGTATGGTGATACCAAAATGTAGATTGAACGACGAATTTTTCTCACACCTGAAACTAGAACTGGGGAAACTCAAATTTTCAGTGTCTAAGACTCAGGTTTGTCTTCTCCTGTGCCCCGTATACCCCCTTGACAAATAAGGAGAAGCGCTAAACACCTATTAGCTGGTTTTGTTTGTAGGATGTGGAAGACAGAGTACTTGAGTTAGAGACGCTGCAAAAAGCCTTGGAGGAAGCCACAGGTTAGGAGTAGTAAATAGTTTGCGAAAGAAATttcttttgacatttttttttatcaaactcGCTTTTCTCCTACAGAAGCATATGATAAAATGCAAGCTGAACTCATAACAGCAAGGCAGAATTTGATGAGACTTTTTACAATCGACTGATATCAAGGCGACTGTATGCTACTTATTAGCTCTCTTCTCAGAATATGTTTCTTGTTCCCTTTAGATCACTGACAGCTTCTTCTTACACGATGCAGGTCTTGGACTTGGTTGGGGAAAACGCATTGAATAGATCCTTATTGACACTTCTTGATCAAAACATCGCAAGTGCTTATCAGGGTAACCAGGTGAGAAAGATAATTCATTTTGAATTGCTCTTGGCTCTATTTTGTACATATAGAGTGGTTGTTCTTGGTTCTACCGTTTGACGTGAAATCCATAAAATTGTTCAAATCATTCCAGCTTCCAAGATTTATTCAAGTTGATTGAAGATATATAACACAACGGGGATAGTTACACAATACATGCAAAATGTTTCACCATTGTTTtaaattagtacaaaaagttttaagttagcatatatcatacaaatagtttaatttgtgtttcaaattagtacatTTAGTTAAAAATCACTAACACCACTAACACCGTTATTTTTTTGGTCCTATTCTCTCCAaaattatttcttatttttcatcTTATTCACATGATATTATTTCTTCAAATAATACCCCATGTATTGCAATATAAGCATCTTATATCATGCAGTAGATATGCATATAATTTCAGCTAATATATTTGCAGCTAATCTATGTAAATACTAATTTTCAACCAATTTTTCATCCTCCGTAACTTCACGCACAAACAAATTCCACCTTATCTTTGATAAGTTATATGGAGTAGATATTTCAATGAATGATTCATCTCCTTCTAGCTGACCACATAATTTTTCATTTCCTTTATCCTATTCTTAATTGGTTTTAGCCTTCttttcacacacaaacatagATTCAATCTCTTTCTCTCAAAAAAacgaaagaaaagaaaaatgaattgtTGCTGCAACTATATAGTAGCTAGTTTTCGGATGACTTGCAGCACCGAAATGGCCTTCTTCCACTCCAATTTCATTCTGCAAACTCCTcagatatttatttattctaatAATGTTTTTAGATAGCATAATTTTGGAGTGAATAGGACAAAATATAAGATAAGATAATGGTGTTAGTGATTTTTAACGGAATGCATTAATTTGAAACACTAATCATACTTTATGTATGATATATGCtaacttaaaactttttgtactaatttgaaatatttgtgaaacattttgtatgaatggTGTAATTATCCCCAACACAATGTGTAGTATGATGGATATGGAAACCAATCTGTCATTACCCTGTTTAACATTCTGACGGTATTTTATTATCTAAACTCGATGATGTAGAAACAGGTTGCGGAATACATGGAAAAGATTCGTGGGGCAATGCTCAAGTATATCACTGACTGATTCGTGTAGAACGATGACGTACCAAATATAACTATGTATGGTTTATTTACACATGTGCAGAGATACTAGTTCTCAAATTCAAGATATCAAGTGTTTTTCATTCTGCTGTAGGTATAATTTTACCAAAATTAATGGGCTTGGACATGGATTCGCTTTAAAGCCACGGCGTAGTAGTTTTGGTTGTAGTTGTGCCCAggaatgttttatttttctagATGAATGTAAAATCAAGGCTTTGTATATTTCATGACTGAAAAAAAAGAGTTATTTGAGACTGGGTAGGCCATCCGGATGCAGCTGCTTCTTGGGGCGGCTGCAGCAATGCGGATCTCGTACTCCAACACTCCTACTCCATTTCTACTCTAACACTCGttattttattgtgttgttAGCGTTGAAGTAGGAGATTATTTCTGCTAAATCAgatatactataaaatataataaacgAAATGCAATTTACTAGTACTAAAATTTAACCAGTTTTGAAGTTCGTTTAAAATGCtcaaaactaaaaatgaaatgcaaaTTACTCGCAGCATTTTCTACAGACTCCATCGCCGCCAAACACCACCGAACTGCCGCTATCGTCCACCGCATAGATGGAGTTAGGGGCCGGAGTCAGGTGCTTCAATACCAAAACCACTAACTCTTACTTTTGAGCCTTCAAAACCACATCACACCTAGACTGTGGCGGATCTAGGAATCAAAAATCGTGGGGTCGAACCGATCaagattataaatataatattttaataaatatctcTAAACAAAAATAcgtaaaaatataaataccaCAATCTTATGCTATGCGAGATAGTTGGCTTCTTCGAGTATCCATTTTCTGAAAACGACTCAAAATCCTTTCATTGGGAATAGTTGCAAACACCTCCTTCTCGCTATATACCGTCAAACTGTCGTTCAACCAGTCATCTCTCATCCTATTTCTCAGCTCTGACTTCACAAATTTCATTGCAGAAAACACTCTTTCAACGGATGCTGTAGCTACTGGTAAAAGTAAGACCAATTTTATCAATCGATAAACCAATTGAAAAATCTTATCTTTCATCGTTTCAACCATCTTCTTTGAAAGAGTTCCCAAATCTTCAACATCTGAAAAACGTGTATCTCTTCTTACATCACTCACGAAACTTTGAAGTTGTTTAGTTAACAAGTTAAGCTCCATGGATGAAAAGTCTTCCGGATAAAGGGTGGCAAGATGAACAAGTTTATCGACATTGAAATTGGAGAAATGATTTCTTGGATCAAGACATGCCATACACTCGAGTAGGTCTGTGCTGGACTCAGAAAAACGATTCCTCATTTCTTGACTAATTAAATCAACAACCTGATTGTGAAAAAAATTTATGTTAGGAGTTAATATCAAAGTTTAAATAAACAAGAATATTAGTTATCAAAAATACAtgataaaaaatttcaacacgataataatgatagtttgtaATACTTGAAGAACCGATAGAAACTCGAGGTCTTTTCTTTAGAAATTTATCCATTAACCTAAAAACAAATAACAATGTaacacaaatttaaaatttatatttaatcaaTTATCATATACTATGAAACTTTCTAATCTAATCTCGGACAAGGTAAACAAAATCAATGAATAATTATTGATCAATTTTATAGCACTATAATGTGAATTGTAAAAACagaacaaaaaaacaaataatagaACAAACTTAAACTTGAATGATAATTTTAAATACCTCAATAATAGTACCAATTGCTAAGGATTTCCTTCGAAATTCTTTTCGTAGCATACATAGATCATATAATTGCATACAGAGGAATACCAAATTGAAAAAATGCATACACATCAATTGCCAAACCATTAGAAGGAAACAACTATTTATAAAATTGTATGCACATCAATTACCCAACCATCAACAATACCAAATCAAAAAATTGAATACACATCAATTACCCAACAATGAACACTTAGCAATTACCCAACAATCAACAGCAATGCCAAATCAAAAAATTGAATATACAGCAATTCCTCAATCTGTTGCGCCGGAGCAGGAATCAAGAACGTCGGAGGAGCAGTTATGAATAGCAGACATCGCCGCCCTTCACCAGACCCAATTCTCTTTATTTAAATAGGTTTATTGGAAATTGAGTTTATTTAATTAGAGTATTGATTTATACCAAGTCCAGCCTATTTGTAAAGCCCAATTACTAAAAGATTGGAAATTTGGAACAGCATCTTCTTCTCCACAGGGGCGGCGACTGGTTTGCTGCTGGGGCAGAACTTCGCGCGGCGTGGGGTCGGCGGCTGGGGAAGGGTATTATCCGGCTATTCTCCGGGAAcagcggtggggtcggccgaccccccCGACCCCACCTAGATCCGCCGATTTCACCTGGAAATCTTACCTCGTACGCTTTCTTCCGCACTCCTCAGAATCCCATCAGGCGAGCATCGGTCCAAGTGAGCAGCATCAGCACTGATTCCATTTCCAAGGTAGTGTAATTTGCTCAATTTCCACAGTATAGTACTAATAagtatcttattttttttaatttctgcaAAATATCTCTAGTCTATACACTATATGGAAATCATTTTAGATGATGATATCGATAGGTAACATACAAATTAGAGTGAACATGAGTTGGCATACGAATACTTTTGCAAGATAGTACTATTTCTTATCTATATAATTGAAGGGGATGTTTCACATATGCTGTTAATCGGCATTGGGAAAGAAATGTGGTGTAGAGTGACTGGAATTTTATGCTGAGATATGTGTTGAAGTTTGGCTACAAACTTTGACTTTTGTCAAATTTTCTCATCCCACCTCGATGGGAAGTTAGAAGTTGGAGGAAGTAGCTGCCTATAAAAGGAGCACTCTCCCCTCATTCGTAATGTACCTCAAATATTGTATTCTCTTCTCCGTCTAAatataagcgggctctgcagagggtgctcggagacgtaggcaatttggccgaactccgttatcaaagtttcgggtgtgttctttctttattatttattttgttccgcatttatttctgggtttattttctgttgtgatattgtattcaatattatttgagggtttggtagtagtgttttgtacggttcttttgggtgtttttatattgtgataaatacaccgactgataaattctgttaggaatctggtatttaagagggacagtgtcctcgccagtctttctaaagaatttatttggagaagtaattttatcgagtagaccccattggattaactctgaaattattgaatcggttcatttcactatttgagagaaaattacccggttttctcaacaagtggtatcagagccaaaggttcgtccttggttctatttgtttgtaatattgaatactttattttgagtctgtaatggcgggtaatgatcaagaaaacaaggctagttcttcgtcatcgtggtcgaggtttccactgtcaaatatgaaattgacggtggagatatttgacggttctagactctcttttccagcagggtcttgacattgccattgaagaaaagaaaccagaagatatagatgataaagatTGGAGTATCATAAATCGGTTAGCTTGTGGAACAATTCGGTCGTGTCTGTCCAGGGAGCAGAAGTATGCTGTCAAGAATGAGACTTCTGCACATAGATTATGGAAGACACCGGAGGACAAATTTCTGAAGAAGAGTGGTCAGAATAAGCTccttatgaagaaaaggttgttccgatttgaataccgaccaggtaccactatgaatgaacacattactttgtttaaccaattagtagcagacctgctaaatttagatgtgaaatttgaggatgaggatctggcattgatgttgttgtcgtctctacctgatgaatttgaacatctggagaccacattactccacggtaaagagaatgtgtctttagatactgtatgttctgctttgtatagtcatgaattgcgaaaggcagataaaatgaaaggcaaagcagttacagatgaagcattagtggcaagaggtcgtcaacaaggccgatcaaaggagagaagaggaaggtccAAATCGAAAAAGTGAGCTGCCAAAGATGAGTGTGCTTTCTGTTATGAGAAAGGA from Salvia splendens isolate huo1 chromosome 4, SspV2, whole genome shotgun sequence encodes the following:
- the LOC121801157 gene encoding uncharacterized protein LOC121801157 — translated: MRNRFSESSTDLLECMACLDPRNHFSNFNVDKLVHLATLYPEDFSSMELNLLTKQLQSFVSDVRRDTRFSDVEDLGTLSKKMVETMKDKIFQLVYRLIKLVLLLPVATASVERVFSAMKFVKSELRNRMRDDWLNDSLTVYSEKEVFATIPNERILSRFQKMDTRRSQLSRIA